CGCCGCGGACTGGCGGCTGATCCGGTGGAACCGGCCGTGGGCCGCGCTGGTCGGCGACCCGGCACCGGTCCGGCCGGAGCTGCGCAACTTCGCCCGCGACGTCTTCCCGCCGGACGGCGCCGCGCCGCGCCTGGCGCACTGGCCGGTGGTCTCGCTGACCGGCGGCTCGGTGCAGCCCGCGATCGTGGCGGACCTGCGGCGGGCCACCGGGCGGTTCCCGGGGAGCCGGCGGCTGCACGACCTGATCCGCACGCTGACCGCGGGCAACGCGCGGTTCGCCGCGCTCTGGGCCGAGGGTGCGGTCGGCGCGCACCGCGAGGAACACAAGATCATCGAGCATCCGGTGGCCGGCCCGATCACGGTCGACTGCGACGTGCTCACCGACGGCGACGCGGAGCTGAAGATCGTCATGCTGACCGCGATGCCGGGCAGCGAGGACGAGACCCGCCTGCGGCTGGCCACGGTCGCCGGCGCGGTCAGCGCACCTCGAACACCGGACCCCGCGGGGTGAACGGCAGCCGGGACGCGGCCGGCGTGCGGAACGCGTGCTCCCGCCGCACCCGGACCGCGCGCCCACGGCTTCCGCGCTCCCCCACCGGCCTCGGTCAGGGAGGCGCGGGTGGATGCCGACGGTCGCGGCCCGGGCCGGCCAGTCGTCCACGCCCGCCCGCAGGTGCACGTGCGGCAGCCGGTTGACCAGCGCGCTCGCCATCGGCCGGGCCAGCGCGCCGTCCGTCGACCGGTTGCCGGCGCCGATCACGATCGAACCCTTCGGCAGCTCGTACGCCCCGATCCGCCGGTCCAGGATCAGCGAGTAGAACGCCTTCCGCACGTCCGGCGACGACGCGTGCAGCTCGTCCAGGAACAGGCAGTACGGCTCGTCGCGGGCGATCGTCTCCGGCGGCGCGAACCGGCTGCGCCCGTCCCGCAGCTCGGGCACGCCGATCAGGTCCTCCGCGGCCGGCCGCGTGCCGACCAGGCCCGGTCCCTCCTGAGGTTTCCAGGCAATTCTGTGGGGGGTTGCACAACCCCTCGCGGGTACGGCGTGGACGCCGATGGACCGGAACCCATGTTCGACGACCGCGGCGGGAGGTTCCGATGGCGTCACAGACCTACCTGCTCACCGACCCGGATCGTACGGTCGTCTGCGCACGCCCGGTGGCGGTGCCGGGCGGCAAGCGCGTGCGACGCGGCTGGATCACCGAGGTGCGGCTGCCGGCCGGCGCCCGGCTCGGCCGGCACGGTGACGCGCTGGCCGGGCGCGTGATCACCGGGCTCGGGCTGGGGCTGCTCTGCGCCGTGTTCACGGTGCTGGACCTGCCGGACGCGGCCCGGGTGAGCTGCGTTGCGCTGCTCGGCGCGTTCGCCTGGCTCGGCGTCGCCTACCGGCGCACCAACCGGCTGGCCCGGCTGGTGCGCGCGCCCGGCCCGGCGCACGTGCTCACCGCGGACGAGGACCGCGACGACCTGCACACCGCGGTCCGGCTGGCCGAGCGCGTCTGGGCGCACCGGGTGGCACTGCCGGCCGGCGACAGCGCACGGGCGCTCGGCCGCGCGATCGAGGAGCTGGCCGCGCTGCTCGTGCAGCGGCAGCGGCTGCGCGAGATCTGGGCCGGCCTGGACCGGCACAGCGACGCGAACCTGCCGGCGGACAGCCCGGCCGTGCTCGCCGCGCGCGCCCAGGGCGAACGCGCCGACGCGCTCTGGTCCGATCTGGACGGTCAGGTCCGGCGGCACCTCACGGCGCTGCGCGTGGCGGCCGAGACCGGCGCCGGGCTGATCCGGGAGATGGAGCTCGGTGACGCGGCCCGCCGCACCCGCGCGGCCCTGGACGACCTCGGCGCGCCCGCACCGTCCACCCCGGCGAGCCTGGACACCGGGTTCGCCGCCGCTTACCGCGACCTGGCCGCTCGCTACGGCCGCGACCTCTACAGCTGACGGTGGGTACGATGACGAATCTGCGATGGGCCGGGACCGCGGTGGCCGCGCTCTGCCTCGGTGTGCTCGCGCTGGGCTGGCCGTACCTGCTGGGCGGCTGGGTGGCCGGCGCGTTCGGTGCGGGGGCCGCCGTCCGTACCGGCGTGGCCTGGGCCCTGGAGGCCTGCTATCTGGTGGGGTTGCCGCTGGTCGTCGCGCTGTCCCGGCGGTCCGCGCTCGGCACCGGCCGGGTGACCGGCGTGCTGCTGCCGGCCGTCTACGCCGTGTTCGGCGTCGTGCTGCTGGCCGTCACGATCCTGCTGTTCACCCCGTGAGCCGCGCGTCTCACTTCGTGAGCAGCGCGTCGCTCGGCCGCTCGTAGACCCGGCGCGGGTCGTTGAGCGGATCCGCGTGCCACATCCGGATGTCGATGGTCGGCGCCAGCAACCGGCCCCGCTCCACGCTCGCCTCGTCGGCGCGGCCGTCCCCGTCGTCGTCCGTGGAGAGCGGCAGCGCGGTCACCCGCAGGTCGGTCAGCGGGCCCCGGGCGGCGGGCAGCATCGCGTCGGCCAAGAACACCGCGTCCCAGGCCGGGATCAGGTAGGTGCCGAGGTCGTTCGCGCGGCAGTCCAGCTTCACGGCCGCGTCCAGCGGGCACGCGTCCAGCAGCTCGCCGGTCTCCCGCACCGCCGGGTCCCGGTCCGCGCAGGCGAACGGCTCGTTCTCCGCCAGCCCGGCCCAGTCGCGGGACGCGTACACCTGGGCGGTGATGAGCCGCAGGGTCTCCTCCGTCAGCTGGGCGCAGGACGGCCCGCCCACGTGGTAGTCGACCGGCCAGTCCGCGTTGCTGACCGCGCGCAGCTGGTTGTTGGCCATGAAGCGGCTCACCGACACGTCCGCGATCACCAGCCGGGGCCTGGAGTGGCCGCAGACCTCGTTGACCCGCTGGACGAACTCGGCGAACCGGGTCCAGCGGTCCGCGAAGTACAACACGGTCGGCCGGTCGCCGTCCCGGCAGACCGACGCGTCGATCCGGTCGAGCGCGGTCACGTGCCGGGCGGTCGTCGCCGGGTCGTTCCGCTCGCCGACGACCGCCAGCAGGTCGTTGACCAGGGATGTCGTGTACTGGTCCGTGGGGTTCGGCACCGCGTAGACGTCGAGGCGGTAGCCGTCCGGGAAGGACAGCCGGTCCACCACGTCCGTCGCGTACGCCCGGTTCGCGTCGGCGAGCTGGAGATAGCCGGGCCGGTTGACGAACGGCGCGTCCGGCTCGCCCAGGTCGGCCAGCAGGTTCGGCGCGATGAACGGGATCTGCGCGTCCAGCAGCCGGTTGATCGCCCGCTGCGTCACGTCCCGGGAGTCGCCGCCGCCGATCACCACCAGCCGCTCCCCCAGCACATCCCGCCGCGCGATGATCATCTCGGCGACGTCGTCCGCGTGCGCCACGTCCTGCGTCGCGTCCGCGATCACCACGTGCAGGCGTTTGCGCGCCTCGGTCGCGACGAAGTGCGTCTGGGCGAACATCAGCGCGCGCAGCTGGTCGCGCTCGGACGGGTAGTCACGGCCGTCCGCGCAGCGCGCCGGGTCGGCCGGCAGCGGGTCGCAGGACAGCGCGCCGAGCCAGACCACGGTCAGGTCGCCGTCCTTCAGCGGCTCGTTCAGCTCGAGGATCCGCCGCTGCAACGCGATCGTGTCCGGGTCGCGGCCGAACGCGCGGGCCGCGAACACGCCCGGCTCCGGCGTGTCCAGCAGGCCGTAGCAGCGCCGGCCGTCCGGGGTGGCGCGGAGTGTCGTGATGCCGGTCGAGACGGGCAGCGACCAGGTCCAGGTGGGCAGCGTGTAGCAGCCGTGCGTCACGCCCGGCAGCCACTCCGACCGGGTCCAGCCGAGGAAGCCGATCAGCAGCGTCAGCACGGCCAGGATCGCGTGGTGCGTGGTGGTCAGCGCGGGTTGCCGGACCGTCGCGACGATCCGGTCCGAGACCAGCACCGGCAGGACGATCGCGGCCAGCGAGACCGCGAGCGCTCGCGCCTCCGTGCTGCCCTGGAAGATGTCGGCCAGGAACACGGTCGCGGCGCCGAACACCACGGCGGTGCCGCCGAGCACCGCGACCAGCTTCAGGTCCGGGCTCAGCAGCGTGGCGACCGCGGCCAGCGCCAGGGCGATCAGGATCGTCCACACGCTCAGGTAACCGGTGATCGCGGTGTGCACGACCAGCACCAGGATCGCCAGCACGGCGGCCAGCCGGGCCCGGGCGCGGCTGACCAGCCTCGACGTCAGGCGGGAGGCCTCCGGGCTGGACTCGGCCAGCAGCGCGCGCAGCCGGGTGGCCAGCCGGACCAGGGCCCAGAACAGCCCGGCCGAGGCCAGCACCAGAACGATCGCGCCGATGCCGCTGACGCCGTCGAACAGCGACCGCACCACGATCAGCGCGGCCAGCAGGACGGCCGCGACGCGCAGCGCGACGTCGGGTGACAGGAGTGACCGCACGAACCCGGCCATCGCCCACCTCCACCACGGATGAGCCGTCCACGGTAGAGCGTGCCCGCCACGTCCCGTACTGCTTCCTAGGAGGCTGGATTGATTCGGCTGTCGCCGGTGTATGCGATTTCGGATACACCCTGGCAACCGGCGGGCGTCTTGAGTGAACGCATGACATCGGAGACGACACGCGGCATCGACCGGCGGCGGCTGATCGCGGCGGGCGGGCTCGCGGCCGCGGCCGCACCGCTGACCGGCACCGGCACCGCCCACGCCGCACCCGGCCGGATCCCACCCGACGCCCGGCCCGGCGGCGCCTACGACCGCCTCGTGGCCCGGCTGGCCGCCGAGGGCAGGTTCTCCGGCGTGGTCCTGCTCGCGCACCACGGCCGGACCGTGCTGTCCCGCGCCTACGGCATGGCCGACCGGGAACGGGGCGTACCGCACCACGAGAACATCGCGTTCAACCTCTCCTCGGCCAGCCAGCCGTTCCTGTCCGTGGCGATCCTGCAGCTGGTGCAGCAGGGCCGGGTGGTGCTGTCCGACCCGGTGGGCCGGTTCCTGACCGGCGTGCAGCCGGAGATCGGCGCCCGGGTGACCGTCCACCACCTGCTCACCGGCATGTCCGGGATGGACGCGCCGATGCCCGACTGGCGTCGCGTCTTCCACAGCCGGGCGGAGGTGCACGCGGACATCGAGCGGTGGATCGCGCGGGCCACGCTGGTGCACCCGCCCGGCTCCGCGTCCAACGGGCACCTGCCCGGCTCCGGCGTCGGGCTCGCCATGGCCGCGCGGATCGTCGAAGCGGCGTCCGGCATGACGTTCTGGGACTACGTGCACGAGCACGTCTTCGCGCGCGCCGGCATGCGCGGCTCCGGGTACTACACCCGCGACCAATGGCTCACCGACGCGCGCGTCGCGCACCCGTACATGCTGCAGGCCGACGGCACCCTCGTCGACGCGGTGCGGCACCTGGACCGGGGCGGCGTCAACGAGCAGACGCGCGACCGGAACCCGGGGCGCGCGTTCATCGGCCACGCGTCCGGTGACGCGTTCGCGACCGCGCCGGACCTGGTCCGGTTCGCCCGGGCGGTGCACGACGGCACGCTGCTGGACCGACCGCACGCCGGGATCTTCGCCGGCGCCAAGCTGCCCGGGTCGCGGCCCGGCTCCTTCCACGCGTACACGATGCCGACCCATGTGATCAACGGGCAGTGGACGTACGGGCGCGGCGGCGGCGGTCCCGGCATCGGCGGCAACTGGACCGTCTACCCGGACACCGGCTGGGTCGGCGTCGTGCTCACCAACCAGGACGGCGGGGCCGTGGTGGAGATCTGCGTGAAGGAGAACGAGGTGGTCACCGGCGCCCCGGTGGATCCGCCCGGCGGCGGGTGAACCCGGACCCGGTCCGGCTCGTCTTCCGACCATGCGCATCCTGTACTCCGCACCACCCCAGGCCGGGCACCTGCTGCCCGCGCTGCCGATGATCAACGCACTGCGAGGGGCCGGTCACGAGATCCTGCTCGCCGGTTACGGGGCGAACCCGGACGGCTACGCCGTGGCCGGCCTCCCGCAGGTCGACGTCGGTGGCGATCTGACGGTCGACGCGGCCTACCTCTCGCTGCCGTCCGGCAACCGGTTCGAGCGGCCCGCGGAGATGACCGTCGAGGGCGTCCTGCGCCGCCCGGCCGCGGCGAACGCGATCCTGGCCCGCACCATGCTCCAGCCGCTGCGTGACCTGGTCGCGGCCTGGCGGCCGGACGTGCTGCTCTACGACCCGTTCCAGGGCGCGATGCCACTGGTGGCCGCGGAGGCCGGGCTGCCCGCGGTCGAGCACCAGTTCGGCCCGATCGACGGCCGGGTCCTCAGCGCGCTCCTCGCCGCGGAACTGTCGGACGAGTACCGCGGTCTGGAGCCGGTCCAGGCGCCCAGCATCGAGATCATGCCGCCGAGCCTGCGCGCACCGGGGCCGGCGGGCTGGCAGATCCGCTACCTGCCGATGCACGGCGCGTCGACGCTCCCGGCCGACCTGCTGCGGGCCGGCGACCGGCCGCGGGTCCTGGTCACGTTCGGCACGATCGTGGGCGCGGAGGAACGCGAGCGCCGGCTCGGCGCGCTGCTGCCGCTGCTGGAACGCACCGACGCGGACATCCTGATGCCGGCCGCGCGGGACGCCGGGCCGCTGCCGGCGAACGTGCGGCCACTGCCGTGGGTGCCGGTCACCGAGGTGCTGCGGCACTGCGACGCGATCATCCACCACGGCGGCGCCGGCACGCTGATGGCCGCGGTCACCACCGGGACGCCGCAGCTGATCGTGCCGCATCACGGCGACCAGTACCACAACGCCGACGTCGTCACGCGTGCCGGCATCGGCCTGACCGCCGGCTCCACCGCGGAGATCGACGCTGCGATGCTCGACCGCCTGTTGCGGGACGCGTCGCTGCGCGGCGCGGTGGCGGAGATCCGCGCGGAGAACGAGCGGCAGCCGGCACCGGCGGAACTGGTGCCGCGGTTCGAAGCCCTCCGCTGACCCGTCCGCCACGCGTGGGGTGGCGTCGTGTGACCGGCCGCCCGCGATGCCGTGGGCGGCCGGTCACACGACCGCGGCGGCCGTGCCGCGATCCGGGGTCCGTCAGGCGGGGAGCGCCGCGAGTTCGTGCTCGAAACGGCTGCGCAGCGCGGCCTTCTCCGCGTCCGGCAGCCAGCAGGCGTCCACACCGGACAGTGCCATGGCGTGCAGCCGGTCGCGCGGTACGGCCAGGTCCTCGTGCAGGATGCGGTACTCCTCGGTGAGGCTGGTGGGAAACATGCCGGGGTCGTCGGCGCACGGGATGACGTTGAGCCCGGCGTCGAGCATGGCGGCGATGGAGGCGCGGCGCCACGGGCGCCAGGAGCGGCGGGACGTGGTGGAGGCGACCAGGAACGGGGTCTGCCGCTCGCGCAGGCGGGCCACGACGGCGTCGTCCTCGAGGACGAAGTAGCCGTGGTCGATGCGGTCGCAACCGAGGACGTCGAGGCAGGTGACGGTGTTCGCGGCGAGCGGCGCGTGCTCGGAGGAGTGCGCGGTGCGGCGCAGCCCGGCGTCCCCGGCCAGCCGGTAGGCGTCGACGAACCGTTCCGGCGGGCCGGCGGTCTCCAGGTTGTCCAGGCCGATGCCGGCGACGTACTCGTGCGGGTTGTCCACGACGGTCCGGACCCGGGCCACGGCCTCGTCGCCGGAACGGCTGCGGTCGATCGCGGCGAGCAGGCGGCCGGTCATGCCGAACGCGCGCTCGGCCATCCGGATGCCCTCGGCGTACGCCTCGACCGAGCCGCGGTAGCCCAGCCCGGCCAGGTGCGGCGGCACCTCGTCGAAGGACATCTCCAGGTGCCGTACGCCGTTGTGGTGGGCGTCCTCGAACGCCTCGAACACGATGCGGGTCAGGTCGTCGGCGTCGCGCAGCGCCTCGATCACCCACGCGGACACCCGGAACAGCGAGTAGGAGACCTCGGGCTCGTCCGCGGACCGGCCCTGCGGCACCGGGATGCGGGTGTCGCGGTAGAGCGCGGGGTCCGGCGGCAGCGAGTTGATGGCCGCGTAGACGCGTTCCGGCGTGTCCGGCAGGTCGAGCCGCGCGCGGCGGGCCAGCTCGGCGAACGTGCTCGCGC
This genomic window from Catenuloplanes niger contains:
- a CDS encoding helix-turn-helix transcriptional regulator; protein product: MTSGLGTTLRQWRDRLSPAAAGLPTGHARRARGLRREELAELAGISVDYVVRLEQGRFVTPSAQVVAALARALQLTRDERDHLHRLARLVPPPDAEVSDHIPPGLHRLVHRMGHGAVAVFAADWRLIRWNRPWAALVGDPAPVRPELRNFARDVFPPDGAAPRLAHWPVVSLTGGSVQPAIVADLRRATGRFPGSRRLHDLIRTLTAGNARFAALWAEGAVGAHREEHKIIEHPVAGPITVDCDVLTDGDAELKIVMLTAMPGSEDETRLRLATVAGAVSAPRTPDPAG
- a CDS encoding serine hydrolase domain-containing protein, with protein sequence MTSETTRGIDRRRLIAAGGLAAAAAPLTGTGTAHAAPGRIPPDARPGGAYDRLVARLAAEGRFSGVVLLAHHGRTVLSRAYGMADRERGVPHHENIAFNLSSASQPFLSVAILQLVQQGRVVLSDPVGRFLTGVQPEIGARVTVHHLLTGMSGMDAPMPDWRRVFHSRAEVHADIERWIARATLVHPPGSASNGHLPGSGVGLAMAARIVEAASGMTFWDYVHEHVFARAGMRGSGYYTRDQWLTDARVAHPYMLQADGTLVDAVRHLDRGGVNEQTRDRNPGRAFIGHASGDAFATAPDLVRFARAVHDGTLLDRPHAGIFAGAKLPGSRPGSFHAYTMPTHVINGQWTYGRGGGGPGIGGNWTVYPDTGWVGVVLTNQDGGAVVEICVKENEVVTGAPVDPPGGG
- a CDS encoding glycosyltransferase, with translation MRILYSAPPQAGHLLPALPMINALRGAGHEILLAGYGANPDGYAVAGLPQVDVGGDLTVDAAYLSLPSGNRFERPAEMTVEGVLRRPAAANAILARTMLQPLRDLVAAWRPDVLLYDPFQGAMPLVAAEAGLPAVEHQFGPIDGRVLSALLAAELSDEYRGLEPVQAPSIEIMPPSLRAPGPAGWQIRYLPMHGASTLPADLLRAGDRPRVLVTFGTIVGAEERERRLGALLPLLERTDADILMPAARDAGPLPANVRPLPWVPVTEVLRHCDAIIHHGGAGTLMAAVTTGTPQLIVPHHGDQYHNADVVTRAGIGLTAGSTAEIDAAMLDRLLRDASLRGAVAEIRAENERQPAPAELVPRFEALR
- a CDS encoding adenosine deaminase family protein, translating into MSDIAYLRSIPKVELHCHLIGTVRASTFAELARRARLDLPDTPERVYAAINSLPPDPALYRDTRIPVPQGRSADEPEVSYSLFRVSAWVIEALRDADDLTRIVFEAFEDAHHNGVRHLEMSFDEVPPHLAGLGYRGSVEAYAEGIRMAERAFGMTGRLLAAIDRSRSGDEAVARVRTVVDNPHEYVAGIGLDNLETAGPPERFVDAYRLAGDAGLRRTAHSSEHAPLAANTVTCLDVLGCDRIDHGYFVLEDDAVVARLRERQTPFLVASTTSRRSWRPWRRASIAAMLDAGLNVIPCADDPGMFPTSLTEEYRILHEDLAVPRDRLHAMALSGVDACWLPDAEKAALRSRFEHELAALPA